A DNA window from Hydra vulgaris chromosome 13, alternate assembly HydraT2T_AEP contains the following coding sequences:
- the LOC136089745 gene encoding zinc finger MYM-type protein 5-like, with product MSPSKKRIKLSGSAKTQKSPVFFRCDDEQLLQINEVNQNAVTTNLLEFKFDDPPTWPKINDSLRCSLVEHGAKQDKREVYPTTSTSSENRYFSWFEKNLPNGEKVNRQWLLYSASKNSLFCFPCILFSNTKTSKFADTSKGFSEWKQLNPRIPEHKNSCEHRNCFTSWKEMEKNLKGRSLDKDIQNAIQTEKEKWRNILKVVIDSFMFCTKNSLAFRGSFNIIGEPNSGIFLNTIELIARYHHPLAEHITNVKLKQKSVSYFFQQIQNELKFLAER from the exons atgtcaccatcaaaaaaaagaataaagctaTCTGGTtcagcaaaaa cgCAAAAAAGTCCAGTTTTTTTTCGATGTGATGATGAACAGTTACTGCAAATCAATGAAGTCAACCAAAATGCAGTTACAACAAATCTGTTAGAATTCAAGTTTGATGATCCACCAACTTGGCCCAAAATTAATGACAGTCTAAGATGTTCTTTGGTTGAACATGGTGCTAAACAAGACAAGAGAGAAGTCTATCCTACCACATCAACATCATCAGAAAACAGATATTTCAGttggtttgaaaaaaatcttcctAATGGGGAAAAAGTTAATCGTCAATGGTTGTTATACAGTGcatcaaaaaattctttgttttgcTTTCCATGTATCCTTTTTTCAAACACAAAGACAAGCAAGTTTGCAGATACATCAAAAGGTTTTTCAGAATGGAAACAACTAAACCCTCGAATCCCTGAACACAAGAATAGCTGTGAACATAGAAATTGTTTCACTTCATGgaaagaaatggaaaaaaatctGAAGGGAAGATCTTTAGACAAGGACATTCAAAATGCCATCCAAACTGAAAAAGAAAAGTGGCGAAATATTCTAAAAGTTGTTATAGATTCATTTATGTTCTGCACTAAGAACAGTTTGGCTTTTCGAGGCAGTTTCAATATTATTGGTGAGCCAAACAGTGGAATCTTTCTCAACACAATTGAACTAATAGCACGCTATCATCATCCTTTAGCAGAACACATAACGAATGTTAAACTTAAGCAAAAATCTGTTAGTTACTTTTTCCAACAAATTCAGAATGAATTGAAATTCTTGGCAGAAAGGTGA
- the LOC136089370 gene encoding putative nuclease HARBI1, which yields MDIQMIQEIEFQNQNWRKAHRAVLNDFSDVECRQKFRLPLRKISEIVNTLQDDLSSTTGQNNSILPETKVLVSLRFLATGSFQNPIGDTSEMSQASTSRIIHQFCESFMQHYSYLVKWYSSQEEITKVKQSYFEACGVKGLLGLIDGTMVPIKGVTGADEPAFICRKGYSAINCQFVVDYDGQFRDVVIKYPGSCHDAFVYSNSTLKQTMEADPVAGFLFGDSGYGLSPVMITPFSPAITPEEMFFNKTHSRVRSRIERCIGSLKNRWRCLHKSGGTLQYSPTKCCSIIYTCVLLENMCNSLGLEEPDNVVASDDAVGNTEMITDNSSTENNSNFYHVGRRQINQIRLGLTRRNDLKNYMFANRHPHVL from the exons ATGGATATTCAAATGATTCAAGAAATTGAATTCCAAAATCAAAATTGGCGAAAGGCTCATCGTGCTGTCCTTAATGATTTTTCAGATGTTGAATGTCGTCAGAAATTTCGTTTACCGTTGCGTAAAATATCTGAGATTGTTAACACTCTACAGGATGATCTGTCTTCAACAACTGGCCAAAACAATTCCATTTTACCAGAAACTAAAGTACTTGTATCTTTAAGGTTTCTAGCAACAGGAAGCTTTCAAAATCCAATAG gcgaCACTTCTGAGATGAGCCAGGCTAGCACTAGCCGAATAATCCATCAGTTTTGTGAGTCATTTATGCAACACTACAGCTACCTTGTCAAATGGTACAGTAGTCAAGAAGAAATAACTAAAGTGAAACAAAGTTATTTTGAGGCTTGTGGAGTAAAGGGTCTTTTGGGCCTAATTGATGGTACAATGGTGCCCATCAAAGGAGTCACTGGGGCTGATGAGCCAGCTTTTATTTGCag aaaaggcTATTCAGCTATAAATTGCCAATTTGTTGTCGATTATGATGGACAGTTCAGAGATGTAGTAATTAAATATCCAGGATCATGTCATGATGCTTTTGTTTATTCAAATTCTACTTTAAAACAAACGATGGAAGCTGATCCAGTTGCAGGTTTTCTTTTTGGTGATTCAGGATACGGGTTATCGCCAGTCATGATTACACCATTTAGTCCTGCAATTACCCCTGAAGAAATGTTTTTCAACAAAACCCACTCAAGGGTTCGAAGTAGAATAGAACGTTGTATTGGCAGTCTCAAAAACAGGTGGAGATGTCTACATAAAAGTGGCGGAACTCTTCAATATTCTCCTACCAAGTGCTGTTCGATCATTTATACTTGTGTATTACTTGAGAATATGTGCAATTCATTGGGTTTAGAAGAGCCAGATAATGTAGTAGCTAGCGACGATGCAGTTGGTAACACTGAGATGATAACAGATAATAGCAGCACtgaaaataatagtaatttttatcaCGTTGGTCGAAGACAAATCAACCAAATTCGACTTGGTTTAACTAGaagaaatgatttgaaaaaCTATATGTTTGCCAATAGACATCCCCATGTTTTATAA